Below is a genomic region from Methanomassiliicoccales archaeon.
TGACCTGAGGAAGGTCGAGGGAGGTACCGAACTGACCATGACCCATTCGAAGGTTCCAGATGAGCAGGCTGATGATTATGCCGAAGGGTGGAAGGAATATTATTGGGACCTGATGGTAGAATACTTTAGGAAGAAAAAGGAAGGTTGAAAAGCGGGGATTCACTTCTTGGCCGTGAAGGTCTTCCCGACCTTGAATGCCTCGGCCACGGCTGGCCCTATCGAGAGGTAGGGGCCACCGGGGAACGCGTATAGCAACTGCCTTAAGTCCTCCACGTCGACCTTTCCGTTCTTGACAAGGGTCTTGTCTACATGGAGCTGGACCACCTCCCCTATGACCAGGTCTGTGCCGGGAAACTCGATCACTTTGGCTAATTTGCACTCGGCGCTGATACGACATTCGTTGGCCAAGGGGGCGGTCCTCAGCGTTCCATACGACACCCCGAAGACCTTCGATTTGTCCGTATCATGTCCAGAATTGATGCCACAGTAGTCGACCGCTGTCACGTTGAACTCGCTGGGGATGTTGAGGCTGAAGCAGCCATTCTGCCTGATGCCTTCCATTGTCAACCTGCCTTTTCCCAGCACCATCGCGACCATCGGGGGTTCATCGTCGAGTATTGTGAACCAGGCGACCGTACAGAAATTCGCCTTGCCATCGATGTTCGATCCGACCAAGCATACTGGCATGGCCATCGGCGGAGCGTGGCTTCCTATCTGGACCTTTTCCATGGATATCAGAAAATCAATATGAACGAACTGTGAATTATTCCTTGCTCTAGAGCGGGGTTCAGATTGATTTATTAGTCTGTCGCTCAAATCGACAGGTGAGGAAGAACATGCAGGAAATCCGCAAGATCGTTAGATCATCGAAGGGGAACCCCACTTCCGATGGAGCGGGGGTCCGACTAAAGAGGGCGTTCGGACCGGAGGACGCAGATCTCTTGGATCCTTTCCTTTTGCTGGACCATTTCGGCTCAGACGATCCGGACGACTATATGGCCGGTTTCCCGATGCACCCTCATCGAGGCATTGAGACGATCACCTACATTCTAAAAGGAACGGTAGATCACCGGGACAGCACTGGCAGGACCGGAGCCATCAACGCCGGCGATATCCAATGGATGACCGCAGGGAGCGGGATCATGCACCAGGAGATGCCTCGACTGTCTCCTACCGGGGTGAATGGATTCCAGTTATGGGTCAATCTGCCCCGGGCCCGGAAGATGATGGACCCGCGATACCGGGACGTAAGGAAAGAGACGATACCTACGGTGGAAATCGGTAACGGGGCTGAGGTAAAGGTAGTGGCGGGCAAGGTAAAGGGCACACCTGGCCCGGTCCGCGACCTGATCCTACCGGTGGAATTTCTGGACGTGACACTGAACCGAGGAGGATCTCTGGAAAGGGAGATCCCGTCGCAGAACAACGCCTTCGCCTATGTATTCGAAGGCAGCGTGAAATTCATGGAGGGAGGGCTGCTGGTGGAGACTGAGCACCTGGCCATCTTCGGAAGAGGGGACGGGGTAATGGCCGAGGCAGGTCCGGATGGTGCGCGATTTCTGCTCGTCTCCGGGAGACCGATCAAAGAGCCGATCGCGTGGGGAGGCCCGGTGGTCATGAACACCGAAGAGGAGCTGGATACGGCCTTCCGCGAGATCCATAATGGTACTTTCATAAAGACCGCGGCCCCCATCGAGGGAGGAAAGAAATAATGGCGGAACACGATTCGGCTCAACGGAGCTGAAAATGGCAGCGAACAACGGGGAAAGGATGCCGGTTTTGTTCATCGGTCATGGATCGCCCATGAACGCGATCGAGGATAACGACTATACCAGGAGCCTCACCGGATTGGGACGGATCATCCCCCGACCTGATGCGATTCTGGTGGTATCTGCACACTGGCTGACCAAGGGCACTTCGGTATGCTGCCTCCAGATACCGGAGACGATACATGATTTCTACGGTTTCCCGCGTCCCCTTTACCAGGTCCAGTATCCTGCACCGGGAGCTCCGGCCCAGGCCAAGATGCTCTCCGAGCTTTCCCCCGACCAGGTGAAGTGCGATCTGACATGGGGGTTGGACCATGCCTCGTGGGCTGTGCTGAAACACGTATTTCCAAACGCTGATGTTCCGGTATTCGAGCTCAGCCTGGACTACTTTCCCGGAACGTTCGACGAGAGGCCGGTCCGATACCATTACGACCTTGCCAAAAGGCTGGCGGCGATCCGGGAGCAGGGCGTCCTGGTAATGGGATCTGGCAATGCCGTTCACAATCTGCGAATGATCGATTTCAACCACCTCGATGCCGCCCCATATGAGTGGGCGAAGGCATTCGATGATAAACTCAAGGAACACCTTATTTCCGGTGATGACGACCATCTGATCGATTACCGGACCATGCCTGGGGGAGATCTGGCAGTGCCGACCTTGGATCACTATCTCCCTATGATCTACGCTATCGGCATGAGACAGCCTGGAGAATCACTGGAGTTCGTCCATGAGGGATTCCAGAATAAGTCCATCTCGATGCGATCGTTCATCATAAGGTGATGCACGTAATCGAGTTTTCGGACTATCGCGTCGTTCGTCCCAGTTAAGGAACGATCAGGGCAGACCATACTGGGAAAGCCTAGATCTCACGGGTCATCATATGATCGTATATCCAGAAACCATGCTTCTCGTAGAACTCTATCGCCTGGTGGTTCCTGGCCGAGGTCCTCAGCTCAACCCTCTTGACCCCGTTATTCCGGAGCCAGCCAAGCGATTCCTCCAAAAGGGCGCCGCCAGCCCCGCCCCCTCGATGTTCCTCTTTCACCGCCAGATCTGAGAGGATGCCGACCGTCCTTTCCGTGAAGATCGGCGGCCGCTCCTGAACATAGCATAAGCAGTAGCCCACCAGATCTTTTCCGTCCATTGCCGCCAAGACCAACGAGTCGCTCCGTCCCATCCGTTCCCGGATGTACTCGCCAAACTTGAGGTGACCCCCTTCCACGGTTCCATAGTAGGAGTCGATGCGCTGGTGATACTCCATGAACCCTTTCCAGATCTCCATGATCTGTTCCAGATGGGATGCATCCCCTCGGATGACCTTCATTCTCCGACCGACCGTACTTAGGCATGGGAGCTATTTCTATCCACTGGCGGCCTTACTAACGATCACAAATATGACCCCTTAGGTCATGATAAGAGAACCGCGAGATAACCCTTATCAACTGACCGATGCATGGAAGGGCCATGACGAACTGGAGGAGCCCCGGCCTATTGATGATGTTGGGCTCCTTGGAACTTTTGTTCCTAGTGCATCTGGCCGAGATCCTTTATCCTGGCTACAATGTCTCCCAGAACTACATCAGTGACCTCGGTGTCGGACCGGATCCCAGCCGTACCATATTCACCGTTGCCATAATCGCGTTCGGCATCCTCATAACCACCTCGGTCTACCTTCGGGGAGGGCCCGCCTGGGAGGTCCCCATCCTGGTGGGCCTTTCCGGAGCAGGCACCATCGGCGTAGGGGTGTTCGACGAGCATTGGGGGGTGGTCCACCTGGTGTTCGCCGGACTCGCTTTCGGCGTTGGCAGCATGGCTGCGTTGGTATCCTCGCGCACCGTCAAGGGACCACTTTCGATAGTTTTCGCAACTCTTGGCCTTACCGGTCTGATCGCACTGTGCCTACAGGGGACGAAGATCTACCTGGGATTGGGTCCGGGGGGGATGGAACGTATGATCTACTATCCGGCCATTTTCTGGGTGCTGATCTACGGGGTCTATCTCATATCCATTGAAAGATGCAAGAAATGAGGTCGTCCACGCCCTGCCGTCGGTCAAGTTTTAAGAACCGACCGACCGGCTTTATCTTTCATGGACGACCATCCGAGACGAGCAATCAGTATGATCATCGGTGCGCTGATCATTCTACTCCTGGGAGTGTTATTGGTAGAGATCATAACCAGCCCATCGAACTTCTTCCGGAACGATGGCACATATTACTTTCCCTGGTGGATCCTGGGATTCATCTTCATCATGATCTTGATCGGGTTCATCTTCAGGGTCCTGTTCTGGACCTTCGTTGGCTATGACCGGTATGGAAGGGATTTCGACAGATACAGACACTGGCATGGGAGATATTGGGAATACCCGGATAGGGGTGCGGAGCACATACTCGATGAACGATATGCCAGGGGCGAGATCACCAGGGAGCAATACCAACAGATGCTGGATGATATAAGGAAGGGGAGGCAGCGGGACAGCTCCCCCGGAACCGACCATCCTCCGAAAATGTAGGATGGTTTATCTACCCTTTGGACAATTCGAATCCTGGTCGCAGTACCAGGAGGTTCCCGGAATTATGTCAGCCACTGTTCTCTCAGCCACTCCGGGAACCGCGTGATCGCTATGTTCCCGATGCAGGTATTTTTCAGCCAGCATTCGAACGCAACCGCAACATCACAAAAGAAATGCCAAACGATCCGTATCTTGACGCCAGCGTCGCGTGGCGCATCAGGACAGGCAACCTAGAGTTCCGCGAAGCAGATTTTAGAACGACCTCACAGAACATCATAGAATCGGGTATGGCCACGGAGGTGAAGGGGCTCATCAGCACCGGCAAGGAGGCGGACGTCTACCTGGCGGGTTACAACGACGCCCCTATAGCAGTGAAGATGTACCGGCTCTACCGCACGTCGCACAGGGGAGGAAGACCGATCAAGCTTGATTCGGCTGGCAGGCTGGCGGCGCACGAGTTCGATATGTTGTACCAAGCCTGGAAGGGAGGCGCCCTGGTTCCCACACCAGCAAAACGGGTGGAGAACATGCTCTCCATGCGCTACCTGGGAAACGAGCTGGGAACCGCCCCCAGGCTGGTCGACGCTGAATTGGATGACCCCGAGACCTTCATGATCTCTGTGATTCAGGGAATCGAGTCCTTGGCCAAGGCAGGTGTCGTCCATTCCGATCTGAGTCCCTACAACATCTTGGTCTTCGAAGGCAGGCCGTGGTTCATCGATCTGTCGGAGGCGATAAGGGTGGACCGGTTAGGCTATTCCCATTGGCAACGACTGGACGAGGCAAAGAAAGCGTTAGAACACGGTCTGAGGACGATCCAGGACCATTTCCTCAAGTATGGAGTGACGAACCGCGATGATGACTTCGTAGAGAGGATCATCTCATCATTGGACAGGTTCAATGTGAGGGAACGACCAGGATGATATTTGGAGCGTGTGTGGTTATCAGATCAGCCTGAGCCTGATCCCAAGGTGGTCGGATAGGTTCTCCAGGTCCTGGACAACATAATAGAAGGCCATCCAGGACCATTTTCCCCACCGCCGGATCCCTTCCTTCTTGATGAGCTGAAGCTCCTTGTCCTTGTTGATCGGCTCGTTGCCGAAGAAGAGGAGCCCAAACACATCGGCCGACCACACATCGATGGGAAATCCGCCCTTGGGGTTGATGATGTCCGCGGAATAGTCGCCGATGCCAGGGAGCTCCAGCAGCTTCCCCTTCGCCTCTTCCGGCGAAAGTTGTTCAAGCTCCTCGATACCAGGGAAACCCTCGTTCTCGATCTTCTTCGCCAACCTCACCAGGTGCTTGGCCCGGTATCCCATGTTACAGGACTTCGCTAGCACCTCAGGGGTTACCGAAGCCAGAGAGCTCGGCCGAGGCCAGGTGTTCACCTTTTTTCCGTCGAACTCGGCCACGTCCCCGTAGGTGTTCAAAAGACATTCCATCATCTGGTTGCTTCTTGCTATGGTGGTCATCTGCAATGTTATGGCCAGGACGGCGTCCGGAAATATCGTGCTTGGCATGGTGTTGTGCATGCCCTTCAGGTCGGCCACTGTGTGTTTCAGAATGTCGTCCTTTTCCGCCATGGCATAGAACTCGGTAAGATCTTCGTCCGCACCTATGCTCCGGGTCAAGGACCGGTTGATCGTCCGAAGCTGACTGGCATCTGGCTTCCGCTCAAGATAAATCTCGGCAACGACTGCGGGCTCGTCTATCGTTCCCTTCGAACTGAGCTTGATCCCGACGAGCGTGCCTTCGATGTGGGTGGCTGTCCATAGCGTGCCGGTCTCGAAGATCTCTGAGGGAGTGAACAGGGGCCATCCGGCTGGCTTCCTGACCGTGAGCATATAATCGTATGGGCTCTTCGGGATGATCTCAGACGTGAAGGCGGACACTAGCTTCAATAGGACACCATAGCTCAAGCGGAATACCATCCATTTAACGCCTACCATGACCTTGTATAGACCTCGGCATGCTGTCGAATGTCCCCTTCGTCGCAACCATAATGAATCAGCGGATGCAAAGGCTGCATGAAGACTGGGAATATGAACATCACGGGCAATACTGTCCTGATCACAGGCGGGGCGACCGGAATTGGTCTGGCGCTGGCGGGGGCGTTCATCATCGCAGGAAATGAGGTCATCGTCTGCTCAAGGACCGAAGAGAACCTCCGAAAGGCCCGGGAAAAGCTCCCAGAGCTGCACATCCACAGGTGCGACCTTTCAAGACCCGATGGGTGTGAGGCTCTGCGCGATTGGGTCGTATCCAGATATCCCGAAGTGAACATCCTGGTCAACAATGCCGGTATACAAAGGATGATCGATTTCCGAAAGGGGGCGACAGATCTGCTGAGCCACCGCGCATCCGATGGGATGGACGAGATAGATGTGAACCTGAAGGCCTATGTCTATCTCACCGCCTTCTTGGTCCCTGACCTTATGAAGAAGCCGAAAGCGGCAGTTGTCAACATCTCATCAGGTCTCGGTTTCATCCCCCTTGCGATAACCCCTGTCTACTCGGCCACGAAAGCTGCTGTTCACTCGTTCAGCGTATCCCTCAGGCATCAGTTGAGGAACACATCGGTGAAGGTCTTTGAGATAATCCCTCCCATTGTCGATACCGATCTGGACCAAGGCCAGCGCAACGCAAGAGGCCAAACGAACAGGGGCATTCCGCCCAGTGAGGTGGCTAAGGCCACACTGCAGGCTTTCGGATCCGATGTCTATGAGCTGGCCATCGGGATGGCCCAGGGTCTCAAGGCCAGTTCTAAGAGTAATTTTGAGGAATATTTCAACAACATGAACAGGGGCTTCTAAGATCTGCGATGAGCCCGGGCCTGGACCGGTCCACCTCATTATGGCCGATTGCCATAGCGCATTATCCGGACAGCTTCCTCCTCGTCGATATCATACCAGTTGCGGTAGGCGTCAGCAACGGCGAATGGCATACCCCGTATGTTCAGGCACACCACCTCATCCACCTCTCTAGCCACCATTTCTACGGACCGGTCCGAACCGGTCGGGACCGCCACTACCACTGATGCCGGATGCGCCTGCTTCACCTTACGGACCGCTGCCAGCATGGTATAGCCAGAAGCCAGACCATCATCCACCAGGATCACCACTTTACCTTTAAGATCGGGAAAAGGACGAACACCCCGAAGGGCCCTCTCCCGCGAGAGCCCTTCCCTCATGGCATCCCCCTTTGCCTTTTCGATCTGCCCGTGGGTCAGTGCCATGTCCGAGACCAGCTCATTGTTCAGGACCGCGTCCCCATCCATGGACATTGCTCCGAATCCTGCCTCCGGGTTCAAAGGGACGTGCAGCTTTCGCACTATGATGACGTCCATGACCGCACCTAGACCTTCGGCGATCTCCGCCGCTATGGGTAGACCCCCCGAAGGTATCGCCAGGACCGCTAGGTCCTTACCCCGGTACTTTTCAAGGCGTTTCACCAGCTCCATCCCCGATTCGGCCCGGTCCCTGAACACGAAACGTTTCTGCCTTAGCTGCATGTCCTCGACGATCAATCCCATAATACCACCACAGAAATTTGAGTCACCATTGAGGGCACGATGTCTTGTATAGCGGTCACCAGAGCAATATCCCCCAGTACCTTAGCGCAAAGAACAGGCCCATGACGATCACCGCGCCGGCGAACCCAGCCTTTATCATGAAGGCGTTGCTGGTGAAGCCTTTCGTCAGGCGGTTCCTGACCTCACCGGAGACAGCGCAGGATGGAATGACCACAAAACCATGTGCCAGTCCGAAGGCGAACAAAAGCAATCCGCTCTGAAGGGCCGGCACCCCAAGTGCGAAGATGAGAAGGATCATCGGGAATACCAATGAAAGGGCACAGGGCGCCCAACCGATGGAGAACAGGATCCCGAGGAAGAATCCGGCCATCGGTCTTGACCGTCCCTTGAAATGAGTGAGCAGATGTTTGCCGCTGCTCCTAATTCCTCCTTCGGGAACGTTACCGCAGGAAGGTCCTTCTCCCTGCCGGTTCCTGGCCCCAAATATCAGCCCCCCCAGAGGCCAGACACTGTTGGCTCCCAGGATGATCAGCACTGCTCCGGCCAGAAGATAGAACAGCGGAGAGAACACCAAGAACCCGCTCAGATAACCGATCGTCAACCCGATAAGCAGGAACACCACCGACATGCCGAGAGTAAAGGCCACCCCTGTTCCGATGTTCTGCATCAGCTCTTTCTTGGAGCTTACCTCGGACGGCCTCCTTCCGCTGGCGGAGCCTATGTACATCATCATTGTGAATAGCAGCGCCAGAGAACACGGCGAGAAGGATGTGATGATCCCCAGGCCGACCACGCTTGTAAGACCGAGGGCGGTCTGTGAAGTGGTTCCCAACATGGTGTCCCCCATCTTTCCAGATGCGATGGCTTCCGATACCGACATCAGCCCGTCGGCGGTCTGAACCCCATCCATCACACCTCTCCCCACGACATAGATATGAAAGGCGGCAGCGACGTTCTGGTGTCCATCGATGATGAGCACCGATGGATCGGAAAAGGCCCCGTTCACCTGCCAATATTCCAGATAATCCTTGCCGATCGGGTAGGGCTCGAATTCCTCGACCCATCGCCATTTGACATCGATACCGTAATCCTTTTGCGCGATCTCCCATCCCGGTTCTGAGCTGGGAACCTTCCGCAGGTTCAAGGTGACCACAACGATGTTGGGATCGCCCTTGTCGGCCAGCCTCTTGATCTCATTCAATTGGCCCGCAATGGATCTCTCGCACTCCAAACAAAGCGGGTTCTCCAGCTGGGTGATATGCAATATTACGATCTTGTTCCTGAAATCGAAAAGCGAGAAGTTCTGACCGTTCCGGTCCATGGCGATAAAATCAGACGCTGGCTTGATCTTCTCTGTAGGTTGTGTCTGGATCCCGAAGGTGAGGAACATCATCGCAAGGGCAAGCATGAAGATGACAACGATCACGACAGCCCCTTTGATTCGAGATCTCATGTTCCTCCTAGCTGCCGATCGAATGGTGTGCGATGGCGTCGTTGATCCAACTGTTGAGCAGGGTCAGGCTGACGATCCCCTCCCAGCTATGCCAGACCACAGTCGTGTTGCCATCGTCGCTTCGGATCTGGTTTATCACGACGACCAGCGGGACCAGGTGCGAACCCCCAGATGGGTCGTACACGCTAAGCGCCTCGTTCAATGCCGCATCATCCCTTCCCCCCAGTAGGTCAAAATAGGTGAGATTGCCCTCATGCGATCCGTTCACCTCGACGCAGATGGGCTCCTGAACGGCGCATGCCATGCAACCCTCGATATGGGCGAAGATCATCACCGGGCCATTATCCAAAGCGGAGATCACCCAGGATGGATGTGGCATGGTCGAGTTCAGGGAAACCCCTATCGATGGATTTGAGACCCAGAAATCGTTAGCCCCTGATCCGGTCTGACGGTCTGTGAATGTGGCTGGATCCTGGACCGGGGAGCCGCTCAGGATGGTGAATGAGATCAGGCAGACCACGATCAAGGATGAGACCACAAGCAATGAAATGGTCCTGTTGCCGCGTCCGGAAAGGCTCCGGCAGGATTGACATCTCATAGCCCTTGGTGCTATCGATGTCCCGCACTTCCTGCATTTTTGTTCAAGGTCCGTGGTCATGGCGTCGCTCCCCCCGTCCGTCGCCGTTGACGATCGGTGTGGTGAAGGCTTGAATGGTTGTTCCTATATCAAAGACACTAGCTCGGATAGCTTACGGTAACGAATACAATGACGTTCGTTATGATAATTTTGTGGAAGATTGTACATTGAGGCGCCTCATGCCGAAGCCGGTCATCCGCAACCGATATTAACCAGGGGCTCACACCAATATTACGGCGATCATCTGGCTGAAAGAACCCGAGAGAACCTGAGCAAGTGCTGCGGTTCCGGTGAACGCTGATGATGTTTGCCTGAGGGATCCTGATGGACGCGTTCGAAGAATCGATGGCCGCTTGGGGCAGAATGAGCGATGAAGACAAGAAAAAGCTGGAGGGTCAGAACAGGGACCTATGCAATTGCCCAACCTGTCCCACGTATGCCGATTGCGCCAAAAAGAAAAAGGAGCTGGTGTTCTGCTTCGGGGGGAAAAGCAGCTGCATCACCACTTCAAAGGGATGCCACTGTCCCGGATGCCGGGTCAAAGCAAACTTTGGATTGACGAACATCTATTACTGCCTGAACGGCACGGAGATGGATATAAGGAAAGGAGACTAAGCCACAGATCTCCGGCCTGGAGGATGCCAGGCTTCTGGGTCTGCGGTTTAGGAAGTTGAAGGTGTTTTTCTCCAGAGACATCACTTGACGATCTCATCGGTCGCCAGCTGGACAGCCACATTCTGCTCCGGTGTCTTGGTCGCTTCGGACTCGGAAGCCTCCCCATTGACCTCGGTGCCGTTGTGATACTCCTCGGCCGATTGAAGCGGTACGCTCCGGATGAAGATGCTGACCACCCAGGCGGCGAGCACGAACACCATTCCAATGAGGAACATGTAGGTGATGCTGTTGCTCAGCGAGAGGCGGATGGCCTCGATCACCGGTGCTGGTATGGTCGCCGCGGCTGGGGTCAATAGCAACCCTCCCAGGCTGTTGACGTCCGTTGTGGGCAGCACCGACATCGCTCCGGCCGGCAGGTTCTGGTTCAGCTGGGTCACCATAGTGTTGTTCACGATCACGCCCAGTATTGTGACGCCAATGGTGCCACCGAGACCGCGGAACAGGCTCATGGCACTGGTCATGATGCCGATCTCACACTTCTGGCATACGTTCTGCGCTGCCACGATGTAGTTGGCGAAGACAAACCCAAGTCCGAGGCCGGTTATGATCAGATAGATGACGGCATCCCATACGGTCGAGCCTCCATGAAGCGTGGAAAGCAAGTAAAGGCCGAACGCCCCGATCAGCGGACCGGAGACTAGCCATACCTTGTATCCCGTCTTCTTGATGGCGAACCCCGAGACCATCGCACCTCCCATAGCTCCCATCATCAGCGGTATCAGTACCTCGCCGCTGTATGTGGCCGACATGCCGATCACCGCTTGCAGGAACAGCGGCAGGAATGCGATGATGCCGAACAGACCGAACGACATCAGCAACAGTGCGGCCGAGCCGAGGGTGAATATCGGCTCCTTGAACAGGTGAAGCGGGAGGATCGGGTCATCGGCCCTGCGCTCTATGAACGCAAATGCAACGACCGATGCTATCGACAGCACACCCAGGCCGATTATCTCGATGCTCTCCCAGGGATAGGTCGATCCGCCCCAGGTGAGCAGAAGCAGGAACGCCGACAGCGATGTGGTCAATGCGGCCATGCCGGCAAAGTCTAGCCTCTTCTTTTCTGCGTTCACCAATTTGGGGAACTTGAACGAGGTGACCAGTATCGCGGCCACTCCGACCGGCAGGTTCACGTAGAACACCCAGCGCCAGTCCATGTTGTCGACGATGAATCCACCCATGAAAGGTCCGATGATGCTCGACACCGCGAAGATGGCACCCAGCATTCCCTGGATCTTGCCCCGCTCGGTGGGGGCGTACAGGTCCGCGACCGTGGACATGGCCACCGGCATCAGTGCACCGCCACCAAGACCTTGAATGAACCGGCACATGATCAGCTGCTCCATCGACCCGGACATCCCTGCCAGGATCGAACCGCCAAGGAACAGGCCCATTCCGGCCAGGAACACTGGCCTACGGCCATATAGGTCGGACATCTTTCCGGCGATCGGGATGGTGACGGTCTCGGCGAGCATGTAGGCGGTGAACAGCCACGAGAACAGGCTCATGCCTCCCAGGTCACCCACGATCTTTGGCAGGCTGGTTCCGACCACCGTCTGGTCCAGTGAGGCGATAAGCATGCCTAGGGCCAATCCCAGCATTATGAAAGTACGGGCCCTCTTCTTGGTCCGCTCTTCAGCGGTGAGAGGTTTGGTTTCTACTTTTTCCTTCTTTGGTCTTCCAAACATCATGACACTTCCTTGGTTGGTCGTGAATTACTTTCCGCAGCAGGCTTCATTGCGGTGGTTCTGCTTTTCTCTCAGGAACTCCAGGAATGTGCCTTCCTTGGCACCTAACAAGCGCTCGGCCAGGAAAGATACCACCTTTACGTTGTGCTCCTTGTCCTCGCAATAATCGGCACCGCTCTCGCTGTGGTCGATCACGCTCTTCAACGCGAACAATCCCGTGGCCGTCTCCCGGGGATAGGGAGTGTTGAAGACCCCCTCATCCACCCCCTGACGAATGATCGATTCCAAGGCTGGGACCAGGAACTTCATGGTACGGGCCTGGAACTGCAAGTGCAACGCCTGGTTACGCTCTTCGTGGAAATATTGCATTAGCTTTCCCCCGCGAACCTTGATTACGTCTGCCGGTGGGGTCATGGCGTTCAAACGCTCCATCGCCGTCAATCCCTTACGGTTGACAGCCTCCACCACGATCTGTTCCATCTCCGCCAATATCCGGTCGACTATCGCTGACAGCAGCTCCTCTCTGGACTTGAAATAGTAATAGAACAACCCTTTGGCAACCCCAACTCTCTGGACGATATCGTCTATGGATGTGTTTTCGAACCCTTTTTCGTTGAACAGCGCCTCGGCGGCGTTGATGAACTCCAGGCGTCTATCGGAGGCGGCTTTAGTAGAGCGAGGCATCGTATTACCTGACTGACCGTCAGTCAGTAAACAAAGTTATGTATATATTTGTTTCGAGGCCGAACCAATGATCGAGACGGAAATGATGTCGGGATCGATCGACCAGTTGACCATTTTACATGTCCCGGTGAGATGGTTTATAATTTATTGAAAAGGATGGGTCGGGAGGGGGTTGCCCTCCATCGGTTTGGTAAAGCCTTACAACAGTAGGCCGGCGGCCTTCAGCTCTTCGGTAATCTTGTCGACCGCCGCTTCCACGTCCTGCGGCTTCCGTGCACCGGTACATACCAGTTTGCCTGAGCCGAACAGCAACAGCACTACCTTTGGCTCGTCCAGACGGTAGACCAGGCCGGGGAACTGCTCCGGTTCGTACTCCACGCGCTCCAGACCAAGGGTGATGGCTATGACGTTCAGGT
It encodes:
- a CDS encoding flavin reductase family protein translates to MEKVQIGSHAPPMAMPVCLVGSNIDGKANFCTVAWFTILDDEPPMVAMVLGKGRLTMEGIRQNGCFSLNIPSEFNVTAVDYCGINSGHDTDKSKVFGVSYGTLRTAPLANECRISAECKLAKVIEFPGTDLVIGEVVQLHVDKTLVKNGKVDVEDLRQLLYAFPGGPYLSIGPAVAEAFKVGKTFTAKK
- a CDS encoding pirin family protein, which encodes MQEIRKIVRSSKGNPTSDGAGVRLKRAFGPEDADLLDPFLLLDHFGSDDPDDYMAGFPMHPHRGIETITYILKGTVDHRDSTGRTGAINAGDIQWMTAGSGIMHQEMPRLSPTGVNGFQLWVNLPRARKMMDPRYRDVRKETIPTVEIGNGAEVKVVAGKVKGTPGPVRDLILPVEFLDVTLNRGGSLEREIPSQNNAFAYVFEGSVKFMEGGLLVETEHLAIFGRGDGVMAEAGPDGARFLLVSGRPIKEPIAWGGPVVMNTEEELDTAFREIHNGTFIKTAAPIEGGKK
- the ygiD gene encoding 4,5-DOPA dioxygenase extradiol; this translates as MAANNGERMPVLFIGHGSPMNAIEDNDYTRSLTGLGRIIPRPDAILVVSAHWLTKGTSVCCLQIPETIHDFYGFPRPLYQVQYPAPGAPAQAKMLSELSPDQVKCDLTWGLDHASWAVLKHVFPNADVPVFELSLDYFPGTFDERPVRYHYDLAKRLAAIREQGVLVMGSGNAVHNLRMIDFNHLDAAPYEWAKAFDDKLKEHLISGDDDHLIDYRTMPGGDLAVPTLDHYLPMIYAIGMRQPGESLEFVHEGFQNKSISMRSFIIR
- a CDS encoding GNAT family N-acetyltransferase — its product is MKVIRGDASHLEQIMEIWKGFMEYHQRIDSYYGTVEGGHLKFGEYIRERMGRSDSLVLAAMDGKDLVGYCLCYVQERPPIFTERTVGILSDLAVKEEHRGGGAGGALLEESLGWLRNNGVKRVELRTSARNHQAIEFYEKHGFWIYDHMMTREI
- a CDS encoding DUF998 domain-containing protein, with the protein product MTNWRSPGLLMMLGSLELLFLVHLAEILYPGYNVSQNYISDLGVGPDPSRTIFTVAIIAFGILITTSVYLRGGPAWEVPILVGLSGAGTIGVGVFDEHWGVVHLVFAGLAFGVGSMAALVSSRTVKGPLSIVFATLGLTGLIALCLQGTKIYLGLGPGGMERMIYYPAIFWVLIYGVYLISIERCKK
- a CDS encoding SHOCT domain-containing protein, with protein sequence MDDHPRRAISMIIGALIILLLGVLLVEIITSPSNFFRNDGTYYFPWWILGFIFIMILIGFIFRVLFWTFVGYDRYGRDFDRYRHWHGRYWEYPDRGAEHILDERYARGEITREQYQQMLDDIRKGRQRDSSPGTDHPPKM
- a CDS encoding RIO1 family regulatory kinase/ATPase codes for the protein MPNDPYLDASVAWRIRTGNLEFREADFRTTSQNIIESGMATEVKGLISTGKEADVYLAGYNDAPIAVKMYRLYRTSHRGGRPIKLDSAGRLAAHEFDMLYQAWKGGALVPTPAKRVENMLSMRYLGNELGTAPRLVDAELDDPETFMISVIQGIESLAKAGVVHSDLSPYNILVFEGRPWFIDLSEAIRVDRLGYSHWQRLDEAKKALEHGLRTIQDHFLKYGVTNRDDDFVERIISSLDRFNVRERPG
- a CDS encoding endonuclease III domain-containing protein, which encodes MKLVSAFTSEIIPKSPYDYMLTVRKPAGWPLFTPSEIFETGTLWTATHIEGTLVGIKLSSKGTIDEPAVVAEIYLERKPDASQLRTINRSLTRSIGADEDLTEFYAMAEKDDILKHTVADLKGMHNTMPSTIFPDAVLAITLQMTTIARSNQMMECLLNTYGDVAEFDGKKVNTWPRPSSLASVTPEVLAKSCNMGYRAKHLVRLAKKIENEGFPGIEELEQLSPEEAKGKLLELPGIGDYSADIINPKGGFPIDVWSADVFGLLFFGNEPINKDKELQLIKKEGIRRWGKWSWMAFYYVVQDLENLSDHLGIRLRLI
- a CDS encoding SDR family NAD(P)-dependent oxidoreductase gives rise to the protein MKTGNMNITGNTVLITGGATGIGLALAGAFIIAGNEVIVCSRTEENLRKAREKLPELHIHRCDLSRPDGCEALRDWVVSRYPEVNILVNNAGIQRMIDFRKGATDLLSHRASDGMDEIDVNLKAYVYLTAFLVPDLMKKPKAAVVNISSGLGFIPLAITPVYSATKAAVHSFSVSLRHQLRNTSVKVFEIIPPIVDTDLDQGQRNARGQTNRGIPPSEVAKATLQAFGSDVYELAIGMAQGLKASSKSNFEEYFNNMNRGF